CGGATTTGAACCCTCTTTTTTTGCAAACTAGTCAATTCAGTTTTGATTTTCTCAAAGTCTGCATAAGCCCTAAACGTTCTTACTTGTTCTTGTCCATAACGTTCCCACAACTGCACAAATAAATTTTTTAATGGGTCACTATGGTTAGGATCGTGAGAATAATTATTCATGAGTGTCCAATAAACATTATCATAGTCAACAAAGATCGCTACATTGTCTAATTGATTTTTTTTACTGAGAGAGGTCAAAGCTGATTCAGTTGATTGACCCATTATATCAGAGAATAGTGCAAGTAGTGCAGCGTCATCTATTTCCTTACGCGGCTGTGGTTCTGTATCAATCGTCGTTTGATCAAGTATCTTAATATTATCTTTCTCAACTTCTGGCTTCACAAATATATTCCCCCTAAATATAATTTTTATAAGAGCTTACATTTTGAATATAACATGCAGAATGTATCTGTGGTAACAATTTCTAGTTTGAGTGTACTCCATGTAGCTATAAGTTAATGAAGAGTAACAAAAGGTACTGTTTACATATAAAAACAGTACCTTTTGTTGTTGTCTTAAAACTATAACTCGCTATTTCTTTCAATCTTTGTTGGCAAGTTCTTCACGCAATGCTCGTTGGAGCACTTGCGAAAAGTTTATCTTTGCATCTATTGCAGCTAAGTTGAGATCCTCAGGAATAGTCAAGTTCTTGCTTACATACTTAATTTTTTCTTCCAATATCACATTCGTTATTATTGTTCGTTGATCAGCAGCAAGATGGATTTTGTTTAAGGGTGTAGCTAAAGGTATTTCTTCTTTATCCTCTAAACGGCTCTCAATTGTGAGTTTTAATACTTCTTCAGCTCTACGAATCGCTTCCTCAATTGTTTCTGCTTGTGATAAAGCTTCTTCAAGATCAGGGAAAGATATCTCTATGTGCTTTTCTGTAAAGGTGAGAACAGCAGGGTAAACATAAGCTTTTTTCATTTGATTGCATCCTTCCATTGATTGATGTGGTGCAATTGACTTGCCAGTATATTTGAAAGATGAGGGGCTAGAATTTCAGCCCCGTCTTCTTCTCGATGTCCTTCATGATGTGTAGTGCTACATCTTTTACTGGGTGGGTTATAGTAACCTTCCCTTTTATTGTTGGGTGTTTGTATTGGAAATGATCGCCTACAGTATGTACCAGATACCATCCGTTAGCTTTCAAAATCCTTAGCACCTCTCTTGAAGAATAACTCTTCATTCCTGTTCCTCACCTCCTAAATATATTATAACACGCATCAATGCGCATTACAAGTTATGTATCAGTACCTCCCAAGAGTTCAGAAACTTTAATACAATGAAAGTTAAAGGTGGATATTCAACAAAATACGACAAAAATATGGAAAATAAAATAAATATTAATACATATGAACTATATATAATATGAGACATACTGCTCATTGAACATGCTGGGTTTAAAATGTAATATTTCATTTGTTGTTAAAAAAAGGAGGAATTGATTTGAAAAAGTATTTATTAGGTTTATCATTTTTCACCGTATTGTTCTTTGGAGCCTTTTTCAATTTGAACAGCGTTAGTGCATCGCCTATTACAACTGGTGAACCAGAAGTGGAGGCTCAAACTAATGTTAATGAAGATATCGGTATTTTTGCTGAGATTGGGCCTACATATCCAGGGACAAATATCAAAATGCAAGTTGGAGATATTCTCTATTCAAGTAAGTCGAATGAATCAACATATTTTGTTGGTCATGTAGGTATCGTAGGATCTGACTATAAGATATATCATGTTACACCAGCATGGAATGGTGGCGCAGCAAGTGATATGACTTCATATGTAAGATTGCATAAATCTGGTGAAAAGCTTAGCATTTATACTCCACGTGACGGTCGAGGAGTTAAAGCAGCAGCTTGGGCTAAAAGTAATTACAGTCGAGCTACAAAATATCTAATTAATCCTTTGGACAAACTTAGTGTAATGACTCCAAATTACTGTTCTAAATTCCTTTGGCAAGCATTTTATTATGGAGAAAATTTTGATATGCTCGGTAAGAGAACCTCTGATAAAGAGGTTGGCCTAATCTATCCTTTCGCTTTTACTAATAGTATTTATTTCGTTTCGAAAGGTTCGTTTACTGCTAACTGGTAAGAGAACTTCTGGTCAAGAGTTTTGCAGCCTAGCTGCCTATCATTTTTGTTTTACTAATAGTAATTCTTTCGAGTTAAAATGTTCATTTATTGCTAACTAAATTAAGTTAAAAGGACCGTATCCTGTGTACGGTCTTTTTGATATAATTTGGATATTAACTTATTGTAAACAGGAGGTAAAATGAAAAAGCATAAGACTTTGTGGATAGTTTCTTCTTTTGTTGTTATTATTATCCTTCTTTCTGTTGGTTGGTATATAAACTATAAGTTGAAGATGCACAATTTGGAGGAAAGTCTTCGCAATTATTTGATAAACGAGAAAGGAATAAAAAGCACCGAAATTTTAAGTATACATGCCCGTAGAAGTAAGATGCCGATGTACCCTGTCACAGTCCGCTTTAAAAATGATCCTGAAGAATATGTATACACAGATAAAGAAGGAACAGAATGGTTTCAAGTTTACCCTGATCCTAATTAAAATATGTTATATACCAGCTCCATTTGATATTGATATCAGTGGGGCTTTTTTCTTGTTGAATAACAAACATACATTCGCATATACTAATAAAAAGCAAACAAATGTTCTTATTGGAGGGATGAACATGCCAGTGAAATATTTAGGGTGGTTGGTCGAGATTATCTATGAGGATCAAAGCGGAAAGATCACAAAACGCCGTATCCAGGTCAAAAGCATTCGGTCCGGAATTATCAAAGCTGATGATCTATTGTCGGGGCAGCCGCGGACATTCAAGGAGTCCGGTTTACTGGCATGCCATCCGATCAGAACGACAGCGTAGGGGGCATAAACATGTTGACTGATTACGAGCGGAAAGTACTAAGGATTTTGTTTAATTACAGTAGCGGCCGCAGACGATTACCGACGATTCATGAACTTACGGTTAAGACCGGGAAGGATAAGCCGGATGTCATGGCTGCTCTTGATGGTCTAATCAAAGCGGAATACATACAGTGGGAAGACAAGTCAGACACCAGTAATCTTGTTATCCTGGAAGGCTGGGAACGGGAATCGGAGAAGCCTAAGCTTCCCAAGGTACCGCCACCGGCGCAGTTAAACGATTTAAGTTACTGGACCCTATATTAAGGAGGAATGCAACATGGCAAGCAAATTGACGGCAAACGGGGTCTATGAGGGATCACGTATCATTTTACCTGAACATCGTGAAGCGTACCTAGCTCAAGAAGCGTTACAAAGGCGGAGAGGTAAGCCTGTATTAGATGAACAAGAAATGCAGCACATTGAGGAAGCTATCTTTGAGTCGTACCAGGAATGCAAATCAGTAACGTTAACTGTGTTCAGCCCATTTGATGACGAGGTGCTGCGGGGTGTTGTCACATCAATTGATAAGCCGAGCAGGCAGATCAAACTTGTCCGAGGGGAAGAAGATTACAGTTTCATTAAAATAGAAGAAATTATAAATGCGAGCATTTAAAGTCGTGTTCTGAGTATGCTATATATAATAGGAAGAGATCGGTCAATTGACTGGTCTTTATTTGTTTTTAAATCACTTTTGTTATGGTCTAAATATTAAGTACCAAATGGGGGGCGATGCCCCTCGCCTCCATTAGAGTCAAAAGCCATCAACCAGCGTTCTGGTTGGTGGTTTTTCTGTTTATCACACCAATTAGAGTACTAACGCTTTATACCGGAGTGACCGTACTTAAATACGCAAATCAGGTGCAAGTTACATCTTTAAATGGAGTTTGATATAATGAGAAAATAGGGTATTAGTGTAAGAAAGGTGGGCAAGCTAAGTGAATATAGATGTTGTAATAAAACGTTATGAGAAGAGGGTGTTGTTCGTGAAGAGATACACTCGTAAGAACAAACTTATTGCACTTATGAATGCAAAAGCTTCACTTGCGGTTGAAGGAATGCATCTCACTGCTTCAGAAGATAATTTAATTATGGAGAGATTAAACGGTAATTTGAAAAATAGTGAATTCCTAGCTCATGCAATGGAACTTGCAAGAAATGTATGAAGAAGGCAATTCAAAATACTGTTATCCGAATAGCAATGTATTAATAAATATACCTGGATTCAAAGAGCAACGACAATTAGATGCTTTTGATAGGGTAGTGACTTTAGATCGGTTAAGAATGTTACATCTAAAACCTTTAAAAGGTGATTATAACCGTGCTCATTTATGTGAGATTCATAGATTTCTCTTTCAAGACATTTATCCTTTTGCTGGTGTTTATCGTAATGAGGAGATAGGAAAAGACTCTTTTCGCTTCGCTAACGTGCAATTTTTAGAACCTGAAACAGATCGACTACTTCTGGAGCTTAAAGCTGAGAACTTGTTAAAGGATCTGAACTACAAAGTTTTCACAGAAAGAATAGCTTATTATTTGGCCGAATTGAATGTACTTCATCCTTTTAGAGAAGGAAACGGTCGAGCGCAGAGAGAGTTTATACGTGTATTAGCTACAGAATCAGGTTACCACCTTGATTTTACCGCCGTTGAGGCTGAAGAAATACTCAAAGCTATGATTCAATCTCCATATAATACTCAGAAATTGATTGAGGTTTTTAGAACCATTACGAAGAGAATAGATGAATAAAGTTTAGTTACTCGGGTGACAACAAAACTGAATAACACCAGAAGCTTATATGCAGTTAACTTCAACAGGAGTTTCATTAATAGTATAAGTTAAAGCCACCATTTTGGTATTATCCCCTTTAAGTAGACACTTAAAAAAACCTTCATGTTATCATGAGGGTTTAAGTGGCACTTGGAGGGGATATTTTTATGGCGAAAAAAGGACAAACATTTCAGAGATATACCGAAGAATTCAAATTGAATGCAGTTAGATCATATGTCGAAGGTTCTTCAAGTTACAAGGTGGTCGCTGAGCGCGAAGGGATTCGAAACTGTTCACAACTAAAGGTGTGGGTGAAAAAGTGGAAAAACGGGGAAGCGTTCGATGAGCGAAAAAACAACATCCCGAATCCACTGAAGGGACGCCCCCGCACAGCCTTTGGTAGTGTGGAGGAAGAACGAGATTATCTTCAAGCGCAGGTGGATTATTTAAAAAAGCGGTATCCAAATCTAGTAAAGGAGAAGCGCTGAGCCAACGGGAGAACTATGATATCCTAGATGAACTGCGCTGCTTGCATGGCATTACACGCCTATTAACGGTAGCAGGGATCCCTCGATCCAGTTACTACAAATGGCGAGCAACACAGCCGCAGCGAGACGCAAGACAAGACCGTGATCGTGAGATCAAAGAACACATGATGGCTATTCATTTTACAAACCGAGAGTTTGGTTATCCTCGCATGACAACGGCGTTGTGGGAAGCTGGTCTGAACGTCAATCACAAGAAAGTATGGCGATTGATGCGGGAACTATCGATCCAATCGGTGATTCGCAGGAAGCGAAAGAAGTCTTTCTATACGCCATCTGTCATCTATCCAAATCGCCTGAAGCGTAAATTCCATGCCACAGCACCTCAGCAAAAAATGGTGACGGATATTACGTATATTTCGGATGGAAGCACGTTTGTTTACCTATCCGTGATTCAAGACTTGTTCAACAACGAAATTGTAGCTTGGCAGTTGTCTAAACGGAACGATGTTCAGCTCGTATTGGATACGGTGGAACAATGGACACAAAAAAGAGACGTTTCGGAAGCCGTGCTCCATTCGGATCAGGGCTTCCAATATACGTCTCAGGCGTACAACACACGATTAGAAGCATTCGGCGTCAAGGGCAGCCACTCTCGCAAAGCAACCTGCCTGGATAACGCATGCATCGAATCCTTCTTTTCGCATCTCAAGACAGAGAAGCTGTACCTTAACCAGTGTAATTCAGAAGCAGAGATTCGACAAGCCGTGGAAGATTACATGTACAATTACAACTACCGACGATTTCAAGCCAAACTCAAACAGCGCGCACCGATTGAATATCGATGCGCACTGGCAGCATAGCTTTTTTCATCTGTCTACTTGACAGGGGTATGACCATTTGGTGGTCTTTTTTGTATCTTCTTTTTTATTTAAATTTGGATAATGTGAAGAACGGTTTTGAGCATTATTAGATAGGATGGTGTAAATAATAAGATTAAATACTTATCGCACCATAATACAATATTGAGAAGGAATCATTTTGTTGTAAAACTAATTTATGGATTTATATTTGGAATATTTTTATATAGAGGAATTTGCTTCAAAATTTGATAAGATAGTTAAGGTTTATTAATATTTTGTTTAAAATGGAGGATAATTTAATGGACGCATTTTTAGCTTGGGTTAACATAGATCAAGTAATTCCTAATCCAATGAATCCAAGGAGAGACCATTCTATAGAAACAGAGCAAATGCAAGAGATATTAAGGTCAAAGGGATGGGCTGAAGCTATAACATGCTATAAAAAGGGGCAGTATTACATAATACTATCAGGACATAGGAGATGGCATTCAGCTAGAAAAATGGGTGAAGTGGAAGTTCCTATATACATTGTTCAGGCTCCTGAGAGCGATGCGGAGGAGTTAGATCGTCTGGGCTCAATACAAGGTGGACAGGTAGATTGGACACCATACGAATGGGCGAAATATACTTTTGACGTGTGGGTTAATTCCGGTAATATTTCTTATGCTGAATTAGCGACCAAGCTAGGTGTTACTCAGAGCTTAGTTAGTTCTCGGATTCGCGTATATAACTTTTACCCGAGAAATGAAATAGAGGATAAATTATCAAATGGAATGTATTCTCTATCGATGCTGGATTATATTTATAAGTGGATTAAAAGGTTGGAAAAGTATCATTTTGATTTATTTCAGTCAATGGGTGAGGAACTTATCAGAAAGCAAATGCTAAAAAAATATGAGAACAAATGTTTTAATAGTAAAATTGCTAATGATAATACTTTTGTAACAAATGCATGTTCTCAAGATATTTTCAAGTTTCTTACAGATATTAACAAAAGACTACATGATTGCCAACTTGAAATAGAATTGTTGGGAGTTGAAAGTGACACAGATATTACTCAAAATAAGTTAAATGTTAAGGTAATTGCTGATGAAATTCGACTTATTGAGTGTCGGACGAAAAATGAAGCAGGTAAATTGATGGACCAACTTAACAAACTTTTAGCTGAAATTGATCTGAAAGAGAAACAATTGCTTGAGATATTAGATAATAATGAAAAATAAAATAAATATATTAAGGACGAAGTCAGTATGTACAAGATAAATTTGGTTTGGGTAAATATAGAAAATATTATTCCTAATCCTTTAAATCCTAGACAGGATTATTCAGCAAGAACTGAGGATATGCAAAGAATTATAAAAGAAAAAGGCTGGGAATCTGGAATAACATGTTATTTGAAGGAAACCAAGTACGTTATTTTATCTGGGCATAGAAGGTGGTATGCAGCTAAGAGATTGGGAATACATAAGATCCCAGTTATTTTGGTGAAGGAACCTCATTCAGAAGAGGAGGAACTCGAGAGACTTGGTTCGGTGCAAAGTGGAAAAGTTGATTGGAGTATGTATGAATGGGCCAAGTATACTTATGAAATGTGGATTATGTGGGATAAGTGCTCATTTCATGAGTTAGCAAAGAAGATGGGGGCTGACAGTAAACAAATTGCAGTAAGGATAAAAGTATTTCAATATTATCAACATTCTGAGATTGAAGAAAAGCTTGCGAGTGGTGTGTATACTCTATTTGCTTTATACTATTTAATAGGATGGCTAGAAAAACTTGAAAAATTCAAGACTGATTTAGTTCATAGATTTAATAAGGATCTAATAAGAACTACGATGTTACGAAAGATTGAGTTGGGACTTGTGACAGTTAATGACTTGAAAAATGAGATTCTCGTCCGTTCTTTAAGCGACGAGCAGGTTAAGTTATTTTTAGTGAATATGAAAATGAAGTTATCTGATGTATTGGAAGATAAAGCAATCGACAAGGAAGCGGGAAGCAGTAAACTGAAAACACATCAGGTTAAAATTAAAAATGCATTAGTTCAAATTAATAAAATTAGTGCTAATAACACCTATGAAGCAGGAGATTTACTGAATAATTTGAAAAAGCTGAAGGAAGAAGTTGTTTCTAAACGCAAACAACTAGAGGATCTTTAGTTTTTACTTCTGGATTTATCTTTATTTATAGTAGAAGGAGTCCTTAACGCGACATCAAAACTGTGACTACACCCGTAGAAGCTTATTTGCCTTTATCTTTGGACAGGGGGCGACGCTCCTAGCCTCCATTAGAGTGAAAAACCACCCACCAGCGTTTGAAGTGCCCCCCTAGAATAGACATCGGCTAAACCCTCTGGGTTTAGCCGATGAAATTCTAGGGGGGGCATTTTTTTATGGCGATTAAGTGACAAAAGTTTAAAACGTATTCGGAGAAGATAAAAAATGAGGCTATTCGTCTGCATACGGTTGAGGGGTGGACTTACCGAAAGATCAATGAACATCTGGGGATTCATGATCCAGGACGAGTGAAGCGCTGGATGCGAAAATATCGGGAACAAGGTGAGTTTAGACTGATGGATCAGCGAGGTCGACGTAAAGAATACTTGGATCAAGATCTCTATGTACAAAAACTGAAACGGGAGAATGAGTTGCTAAAAAAGTGCTTGGTAATCTGAAAGGAGGAAGCAAACAAGAAAGATTTCAGATCATAGAAAAAGTAGCGGCATATGGTGATATCCAGAAACTCTGTGATGTGTTTGGCGTGTCACGGAGTGGATTTTATGCCTATGTAAAACGTAAACGATTCGATCGCGATGCAAAGGCGAAGAACTAGGTGCTTCAAACATATCAACGATAAGGCAAATATGGTTATCGACAACTCCAGTTGTTCCTTTGGCAAGATCAAGGGATTCGGATGAACCACAAAAAGGTGCTCTGCCTGATGCAAATGCTCGGTATCCAATCTCGAATCCGTCGTAAACGACGCTCCAGCAGCTCGTATGCACCTGCGCAGCGAGTAGCAGAGAACGCTTGAAGCGAGACTTCAGTGCAGAAAAACCGAATCAGAAGTGGGTAACGGACATTACCCAGTATCGTGTGGGAGAGCGATGGATATATCTTTCAGCCATAAAGGATCTGTTTAATAACGAAATTGTGGCCTACGAAATAGGCGAACGCAACGACAATGAACTGGTGCTCCGCACATTCAGCAAGGCATTTGCGAAGCAAAAAGACGTGACCGGGCTAGTCGTTCACAGCGACCAGGGATTCCAGTACACGTCTCATGCTTACCACGACATGCTGCCAAAGGTTGGGGCCCGGATCAGCATGTCTCGCCGAGGTAATTGTTATGGCAATGCCTCGATGGAGAGTTTCTTCTCGCATCTCAAAACGGAAGGACTCTATCTTTATCATATCCCAACGCTTACCGAAGCACAAAGCAAAATCAAAAAATATATCCGTTTTTAAAACCGAAAACGGCCACAACGGAAACTGAAAAAACTGACGCCGGTAGAGTACCGACGCCAGTTTGCAACCTAGAGTATCTTTATAATGTCTACTAAATGGGTCTTGACCACATTCTGGTTGGTGGTTTTTCTGTTTATGATATAATCTTTGTAAAATAAGCTGATGTAGGCCCGATTTACTCTGTAATCTCCCAAAGGAGGCAAAAAAGCATGAGCGAAACGCAGCAACAGATCCGCGAGTTTGTTGCAGGGATACAAGCATATGTCTCACCAGTAAATGTGATTAATCCTTGGAGAGATTATGTGACGGGCTATGATATCGGCCCCGAAGCGGTAAAGATTCGTTGTGAACATTTGGTCAGGTATTTGGAACCACGAATGTCCAAGGCTCGGTACATTTTTATTGCTGAAGCCGTGGGATATCAAGGGGCGAGGTTCTCCGGCGTACCCTTGACGTCCGAGCGAATGGTTACCGGGAATCACTCGCTGGTGAATAACCAGATGATTTTTTCAGGTGATCCGGGTGTTCGAACAAGCTTGCCCAATATCGCAAAACCTAACCGGAGTCAGGCACTATATGGATTCGCAGAACCGACAGCATCCATTATATGGGGCGAAGTGTTATCCAGTTCAAGGTGGAAACCAACGGACTTTATATTTTGGAACATCTATCCCTGTCATCCTTATCAATCTTCTGAAAACCGGATGACAAATCGAACGCCGACTTTGGCAGAGTTGGAGGATGGTGTTTTATTCGCCAGAAAGCTTATGCAACTGAATCCTGATGCTCAGATCGTGGCTATTGGCAGAAAGTCAGCAGACACGTTAAGCTCCCATCTCATTAAACATCACCATGTTCCTCATCCTGCAAATGGAAGGGCAGTACAATTCCAAAAAGCAGTAAGGTCAATGATCTAGCCCATTTTGAACTGAAGGAATGTAAGGCTGATATATGAACTCCTTATCGTTCAAGTGCCCGCACATAACGTAATGCCCTAACATATAAAGATTGGTTGGTGAAGCTAAATGAGTGAAAAATACTGGCTTGTGGTGCAATATCCACTGAAGAGCGCGCAGGGTAGCAAACGAGATCATTGGTTGAAGGAAAAGGTGATGGAATATCTGGAAACCGTTCTGACCCAGGCGGATTTGGGGGAGGTCGATGGATGTGATCTGGGTAGCCGTGTGGCTGATCCTAAGGAATATGTAATGAACATTTTCTGTGTGGTAACGGACGAAGATCGGAGCATAGCGCTAATTAAAAAAGTGCTGAGGGAGAGTCGGCTGGATTACACCCGCATCCAAATCGCTACGATGCCATACGGCATAGAAGGAAGCTACACGCTGAAATATGCCTCCAAAAAAGGCGTTACCGAGTTCTCGCTTTGATCACGATTCGCTGTTTCTTACCATAACGAACGGTACTGTTCCTGCCCGGGGGCGGTTTGCCTCCGACAATTTTCCCACTTAAATTCATTATACGAGAAAACGATGATTGGATCTCCCGCTTAACCACTCGATCAACACACTGTCAGTAGCAAGAATTATGCTCGTACATATCGTAATTTTTGCTCAGAAGTATGCGTATCTCAAGCTAGATGTGTATCAGCGTCTTTTGTGTATTAAGATCCTTCGTTTCCTTCGCTTCACGCCCATCCGGCACAAACTCCAACTTATTATCTGTATCTCGAACATATTATAAAGCGTACTCCTTGCGGTTCCATTTACGGGGGCCTCCACACGCAGCATTCACCCAACATTCACAACAATCCAGATCCCCAAAGCCTCATTCTACTTCACTCAGTCAAGCCATCCCCAAGCGATAAAAAGAGTTGAGCCTCCTCCATACACGGTCCTATAATATACAATTGTATAAAATCCGAGATAGTGGTGGGTGTCACAACAGGTCATCCGATCCCAACCGTTAAACTCATCACACCTCGGAACCAAAGGAGGTTTACAGTGCAAAACAGAGCAAAGGATGCAACAACAGAGGTAGCAGAAGTAGCAGAAGCGGCAGAAGAAGATGCAACGATTGAAGCGAAAGCAACAGCAAAAGAAACAGTCCAATCAGATGCCGAGACCAATGCAGAAGTAAACGCAAATACAAAAGCGAACACCAGTGCAATGAAGAACAATTGGACTCCCCGTTTCAAAGAGTTCATTCGACGCAAGCCCAAGACGCTGGCTTTTAAAATCCCGTTTGCCTACTTTGTCATTATTCTGCTAACGGTGGCGTTCAGTGCGTTGGTGTTGAATCGAATCTCGGAAAGTGACGCGCAGCGAAAGATCAATGAAGCATCATTGCAGACGATAACATCCATTGAGACCAACGTTAATCTGATGATCGAGAACGTGAACAATTATTCGAAAATGATTTTCTCCGATCCCAACTTGCAGAACCTGCTGCGGCAGGGCAACGTGTATTCCAATTTACAAACACAGTCCAAGGTCAGCGCTTATTTGACCAATCTTATGCAAGCGGTTCCAATTATTGATTCAGTATATATTTACGATAATTCGGGGCACCGA
This Paenibacillus xylanexedens DNA region includes the following protein-coding sequences:
- a CDS encoding type II toxin-antitoxin system HicA family toxin; its protein translation is MKSYSSREVLRILKANGWYLVHTVGDHFQYKHPTIKGKVTITHPVKDVALHIMKDIEKKTGLKF
- a CDS encoding ParB/RepB/Spo0J family partition protein; translation: MYKINLVWVNIENIIPNPLNPRQDYSARTEDMQRIIKEKGWESGITCYLKETKYVILSGHRRWYAAKRLGIHKIPVILVKEPHSEEEELERLGSVQSGKVDWSMYEWAKYTYEMWIMWDKCSFHELAKKMGADSKQIAVRIKVFQYYQHSEIEEKLASGVYTLFALYYLIGWLEKLEKFKTDLVHRFNKDLIRTTMLRKIELGLVTVNDLKNEILVRSLSDEQVKLFLVNMKMKLSDVLEDKAIDKEAGSSKLKTHQVKIKNALVQINKISANNTYEAGDLLNNLKKLKEEVVSKRKQLEDL
- a CDS encoding YolD-like family protein, encoding MASKLTANGVYEGSRIILPEHREAYLAQEALQRRRGKPVLDEQEMQHIEEAIFESYQECKSVTLTVFSPFDDEVLRGVVTSIDKPSRQIKLVRGEEDYSFIKIEEIINASI
- a CDS encoding DUF3139 domain-containing protein, whose product is MKKHKTLWIVSSFVVIIILLSVGWYINYKLKMHNLEESLRNYLINEKGIKSTEILSIHARRSKMPMYPVTVRFKNDPEEYVYTDKEGTEWFQVYPDPN
- a CDS encoding type II toxin-antitoxin system HicB family antitoxin gives rise to the protein MKKAYVYPAVLTFTEKHIEISFPDLEEALSQAETIEEAIRRAEEVLKLTIESRLEDKEEIPLATPLNKIHLAADQRTIITNVILEEKIKYVSKNLTIPEDLNLAAIDAKINFSQVLQRALREELANKD
- a CDS encoding IS3 family transposase, which translates into the protein MLDELRCLHGITRLLTVAGIPRSSYYKWRATQPQRDARQDRDREIKEHMMAIHFTNREFGYPRMTTALWEAGLNVNHKKVWRLMRELSIQSVIRRKRKKSFYTPSVIYPNRLKRKFHATAPQQKMVTDITYISDGSTFVYLSVIQDLFNNEIVAWQLSKRNDVQLVLDTVEQWTQKRDVSEAVLHSDQGFQYTSQAYNTRLEAFGVKGSHSRKATCLDNACIESFFSHLKTEKLYLNQCNSEAEIRQAVEDYMYNYNYRRFQAKLKQRAPIEYRCALAA
- a CDS encoding Fic/DOC family protein; this translates as MYEEGNSKYCYPNSNVLINIPGFKEQRQLDAFDRVVTLDRLRMLHLKPLKGDYNRAHLCEIHRFLFQDIYPFAGVYRNEEIGKDSFRFANVQFLEPETDRLLLELKAENLLKDLNYKVFTERIAYYLAELNVLHPFREGNGRAQREFIRVLATESGYHLDFTAVEAEEILKAMIQSPYNTQKLIEVFRTITKRIDE
- a CDS encoding IS3 family transposase translates to MKRDFSAEKPNQKWVTDITQYRVGERWIYLSAIKDLFNNEIVAYEIGERNDNELVLRTFSKAFAKQKDVTGLVVHSDQGFQYTSHAYHDMLPKVGARISMSRRGNCYGNASMESFFSHLKTEGLYLYHIPTLTEAQSKIKKYIRF
- a CDS encoding uracil-DNA glycosylase: MSETQQQIREFVAGIQAYVSPVNVINPWRDYVTGYDIGPEAVKIRCEHLVRYLEPRMSKARYIFIAEAVGYQGARFSGVPLTSERMVTGNHSLVNNQMIFSGDPGVRTSLPNIAKPNRSQALYGFAEPTASIIWGEVLSSSRWKPTDFIFWNIYPCHPYQSSENRMTNRTPTLAELEDGVLFARKLMQLNPDAQIVAIGRKSADTLSSHLIKHHHVPHPANGRAVQFQKAVRSMI
- a CDS encoding transposase, translating into MAKKGQTFQRYTEEFKLNAVRSYVEGSSSYKVVAEREGIRNCSQLKVWVKKWKNGEAFDERKNNIPNPLKGRPRTAFGSVEEERDYLQAQVDYLKKRYPNLVKEKR
- a CDS encoding ParB/RepB/Spo0J family partition protein, whose amino-acid sequence is MDAFLAWVNIDQVIPNPMNPRRDHSIETEQMQEILRSKGWAEAITCYKKGQYYIILSGHRRWHSARKMGEVEVPIYIVQAPESDAEELDRLGSIQGGQVDWTPYEWAKYTFDVWVNSGNISYAELATKLGVTQSLVSSRIRVYNFYPRNEIEDKLSNGMYSLSMLDYIYKWIKRLEKYHFDLFQSMGEELIRKQMLKKYENKCFNSKIANDNTFVTNACSQDIFKFLTDINKRLHDCQLEIELLGVESDTDITQNKLNVKVIADEIRLIECRTKNEAGKLMDQLNKLLAEIDLKEKQLLEILDNNEK